The Salvelinus alpinus chromosome 22, SLU_Salpinus.1, whole genome shotgun sequence DNA window tgcaaaagtattcacccccttggcatttttcctattttgttgccttacaacctagaatttgggggttgtatcatttgatgtacataacatgcctaccactttgaaaatgcaaaatattttttattgtgaaaaaaaacaagaaaacagaacttgagcatgcaattacagctgcaagtctcttggggtatgtctctataagcttggcacatctagccaatgGGAttcttgcccattcttcaaggcaaaactgttacagctccttcaagttggatgggttctgctggtgtacagcaatctaagtcataccacagattctcaattggattgaggtctgccacccatgcttcactgtggggatggtgttctctgggtgatgcgaggtgttgtgttgtgtcagacatagcgttttccttgatggtcaaaaagctacattttagtctcatcttaccagagtaccttcttccatatgccttttggtgaacaccaaacgtgttttgcttattttttttattttaagcaatggctgtttttctggccactcttccgtaaagcccagctctgtggagtgtatggcttaaagtgctcctatggacagatactccaatctccgctgtggagctttgcagctccttcagagttATCTTTGGACTCTTTGTTGcatctgattaatgccctccttgcctggtccgtgagtttttggtgggcggccctctcttggcaggtttgttgtggtgccatattctttctatttttaaaaagaatggatttaatggtgctccgtgggatgttcaaagttagattttttttttaaacccaaacctgatctgtacttctccacaactttgtccctgacctgtttggagagctccttggtcttcatggtggcgtttgcttggtggtgttgcagactctggggcctttcaactcaatattaggacggtgctcctagtgtttggtatactcagtaagCTACAGACTAGTAAacaaactctctcacacacagatatTCTCCCTTCTTTTATCTCCTCTGTTGGCTGGCCCCTAATGGGACCGGGTCATGTGACAGTTGGCTGGCCACTAATAGCACCTGGTCATATGACTGAGCCAGACTGGCAGAGTGACGGCACTAAATGGGTCACCACCACCATCAGTCACAGTTCCATCCTCACTGAGACACTGAagcccctgacacacacacacaagcgcctGACCAAAGGGCCTCTCCACTGATTGAAAACATGGAAAAAGAAGACATCTGAGGACGCTGACTCTGTATCGCTCGCTtgccctccctcccactctctctcactcactcactcacaaacacaccTCTCACTATTAACTTCTCTACAAACTACTGTATGTTCTATCTGAAATAAGTGTGTGTAGATTCGGTGGCATTCACAATAAATCACTGGTAGTTATacatatggagtgtgcgactcttGTTTTTATAGATTCGGTGGCATGCCAACAAATGATCTCAGATCAACACACGCTAGGGTCACCACCACGCTAGGGTCACCACCACGCTAGGGTCACCACCACGCTAGGGTCATAGCCCACTGGACACTACATGGCCCAACCCCTTACCGTCTGTGTTCTGTCCAGGTGGATGGTGTCAGGAAGTGGACCTTTTTATTGTCTAGTCTTGTTAACTCCATTGGTTGGTTGGCTTGGTTTTCAGTTGACTGAACAAACCCTTATTTTACTACTTGTTTACATGATATTTATTTGGACATTACATTGTAAAACAGCACTCATGCACTTGAAGCTACAAGGTGCTATAGTTACCATTTTACTTAAGGCAATTACCTGAAAGTACCCATAGTCACCAAAGTCCTAATGTATTGGCTGTAATGACAGTGTGAAATCATTTGAATAATTATTACCGCCCTATTTGGAACTTGACCACTCTGGGTGGTGTCACCATGGTGATGTGCAGTATGTGGTTGTCATAGCATTGTGAGTGGGTGAAGGCTGTGCCCTCACGACCAGGTTTGGCGCCAGACTGCAAGGCAGGTTGGGtaggggtgtatgtgtgtgtgtttctctgtctgaaTGCTCTGTAAACCTTGCTGGGATTGTGTGTTAAACCTTGTCACACACTGCAGGATAATCTATAtccctttacccccccccccgtctttctctaatgttattttactgttTTTCAACCCCCCTTTGTCCTCTCACCTCGCTATCATGAGATTTCACTTATATATAGAACATTTTAAGTACACCACcatgtctctggtctctctctattGTGTGTGTTGACGTTAATGAGGATAATGCTgtctccctccaggacacagccAGTCTGAAGGTGTGGCCCAGCACCAGTCCCAGTGAGCTGATGGAACAGGCGTTGAGGAAATGGCTGACGACCCACGGCCCCGAGGAGGAGGGACGCCAGGCCGAGCAGTACGTTCTGAGGGTCAGCGATAagctggagttcctctgtggagaccaCCCGCTCATACAGTACAAGGTGACCCTTTACTCTTAGGCTCAACCACAGTGCAAAGGGACCCTAATGATGCCCTATGACCCCTTCACCTTTAACCCCCAAACCCTCTGTAGAGTGCTTTCTTACCATCAAACTGCTCCTTTTCTCATTCTCTTACCCTCTACATGTGCTGTGATGACCTCAACTCTCCTCTGACAGTGACCTTGTTTATCTCAACCATTCCTTAATCATTAATGTCATAACCGTAACGGTTAACGTTCCAAGGTCAGAGCGTGTAGGGAGTGGGTTTAGGAATGTCTCCTTGTGTTTAACCATAAATGAGACTCAGTGATCCAGAAACAGTCATCTGACTGCTGTCCTAATAACGCCTCATTAATAACACTGTCTTCCTGGAACACATTACTGTTACTCACAGACCTGGTATGTGTGCATGACTGAATCCatctgtgtatgagtgtgtgtgtgtgtgtgtctgtgtttccgtGTGTGATGAAGCAGACTGTGACCATTACACCCTGCAGAAAAGGGTGTCCTATCTGTGACCGTGTTTAGATCCAGGAACCATGTCTGTACATTAGATATGGGTTACCTTCCATCTGTGTGGCTGATTTCCTCTCTTTGACCTCTCATCGCTCCTCAGTTTTTTTTACTCTCCCTCTTCTGTCATCTCTTCAGAACATATAggcttgtctgtctctgtctgtctgtctgtctgcgcacCATTCACATTTGtaagggacggcaggtagcctagcggttaagagcgttgggccagtaaccgaaaggtcgctggttagaataaaaatgtaattacgtgaaaaatctgtctgtgcccttgaccACAAGGCACTCAACCCTAATTGCAACTGCCagtcgctctagataagagcatctgctacattacaaaaaaacatttaaaagaaaTTCAGTTTGGATGTGTGTGCACCAAAGACTGCATACAGAATAGTACTTTCTGTGTGTTAAcatgtcttctcctctctgtcccagtACATCAAAGCCTGTCTCCAGGCGAAGGAGTGTCCCCACCTGACCCTAGTCCAGGTCAGCACAGTCCAGGCCATGTTCGAGAAGGAGATCTCGGCCATCGGAGCTGTGGTCAACCGCAAGAGCTCCAACCCCCCCTTACCACTGCCCCCCAAGAGGAGGGGACCCTCGGTCAgtcactctctgtctgtgtgtgtgtgtagtaggtgtgtgtgtgtgtagtaggtgtgtgtgtgtgtagtaggtgtgtgtgtgtgtgtgtgtagtaggtgtgtgtgtgtgtagtaggtgCATGTTTGTGAGCATTTTCTCCAGACATTGCTAGCCGCTCTTAGCAGCTGCACTCTGACGTCATTCTGACGTTCCGTCTGGTTCTAAAGGCCAGGTGCAGTTTAATTGCTCATTAGAGCCTAATTGCCAAGGTACCATGACGACTGTCCCACAGTGACAGGTGACATTGGACAGTAAATGACACACCTGTCAGTCAATGCTTCAAATGTCAATCATTACAACTAAATGTCAACATCAACAAGACTCTATCTGATCTGAAAAGAAGAAAGACTGTGGTCAGACAGTGATGTCTTGTGGTAGTTGGGCCATTGACAGAAGGAGAAGTGAGTAGGACTTGAAGCACAACAGGCCTGTATACCCAGCAGCTCTCCAGGAGGGTGGAGCTTTGTTCTAGGTAGTGAGGAGAGGTTGAGAGGATCGACTGTTCTTGTGGTGGTGTCAGACGTTACAAAAATATACATGTACTCCTCTGTCGCATAGGCACTCACCTAaatacacacactgatacacagtACATATGCTTAAATTCAAAAACACTcttgttcacacacacaaacacacttacaaAAACATTACtttcatttacacacacacacacacacacacacacacacacacacacacacacacacacacacacacacacacagacacagacacagacacaggaagtgTGCTGCTTATTCATGTTTGTGGTCTGTAGTTGAGGGCCAGTCATGTGGAGTGTTTTTCCTGCTGTGCTGACCTTGACAAGTCTACTCTGCTTGACAACAGTGTGACTCACCcttcagtgtatgtgtgtttgataTTCCTACAGTAAAGTATACTCTGTTCCTTGCTTACTCATGAAAATATTTATCTCCTCTGATACTCTACTTTCCTCTTCCCTCTGTTccgctccttctctctcctctttcctctgttACTCGCCTCTCTTTCCTCTGTTACTTTGCTTCTCTCTCTAGCAAGTGAATACGTGTGTATGGGAGGTGTCTAACCAGTTTAAGATCGTCCTAATCAAAGGCAGCAAGGTGAACGCTGAGGAGACGGCCAAGGTAACCACTGATGATGATTACTTGATAGCAAACCTGGAATTTATGTTACATTTTTACTGTTTGCTCTGGGATGTACAGTTGAaatcgaagtttacatacaccttagccaaatacatttaaactcagcttttcacaattcctgacatttaatcctagtaaaaattccctgtcttaggtcagttaggatcaccactttattttatgaatgtgaaatgtcagaataatagtagagagaattatttcagcttttatttctttcatcacattctcagtgggtcagaagttaacatacactcaattagtatttggtagcattgcctttaaattgtttaactttggtcaaatgtttcgggtagccttccacaagcttcccacaataagttgggtgaattttggcccattcctcctgacagagctggtgtaagtgagtcaggtttgtaggcctccttgctcgcacacactttttcagttatgcccacacattttctataggatggaggtcaggggtttgtgatggccactccaataccttgactttgttgtccttaagccattttggcacaactttggaagtatgtttggggtaattgtccatttggaagacccatttgcgaccatgctttaacttcctgactgatgtcttgagatgttgcttcaatatatccacataattttccgccctcatgatgccatctattttgtgaagtgcaccagtccctcctgcagcaaagcaccctcacaacatgatgctgccacccacgtgcttcacggtttggatggtgttcttcggcttgcaagcctccccctttttcctccaaacataaccatggtcattatggccaaacagttctatttttgtatgattttgtacgaaaagtacgatctttgtcacgatgtgcagttgcaaaccatagtctggcttttttatggcggttttggagcagtggcttcttccttgctgagcggcctttcaggttatgtcgatataggactcgttttactgtggatatagatgcttttgtaccggtttcctccagtatcgtcacaaggtcctttgctattgttctgggattgatttgcactttttgcaccaaagtacaatcatctataggagacagaacgcgtctacttcctgagcggtatgacggctgcgtggtcccatgctgtttatacttgcgtactattgtttgtacagatgaacgtggtaccttcagacgtttggaaattgctcccaaggatgaatcagacttgtggaggtctacaattctttttctgaggtcttggctgatttcaaggtaggccttgaaatacatccacaggtacctccaattgactcaaatgatgtcaattagcctatcagaagcttctaaagctatgacataattttctggaattttccaagctgtttaaagttgtgatggtgaaataatctgtctgtaaacaattgttggaaaaatgacttgtcatgcacaaagtagatgtcctaacagacttgccaaaactatagtttgttaacaagaattttgtggagtggttgaaaaacaagttttattgactccaacctaagtgtatgtaaacttccgacttcaactgtatttataaccCATGGACAGTAGAGCCCTGTTAGCGCTCACTATGATCCTGTTATGGTGAAGtaaacccctctctcttttcaggtCCAGGTACGCGCAGGCTTGTTCCATGGCACAGAGCTGCTGTGTAAACCAGCGGTGAGCAGCGAGAGCAGCGGACGCTCCGAACACGTGTGGAACCTCCCGCTAGAGTTCGACATTACCGTGAGCGACCTGCCGCGCATGGCCCGCCTCTGCTTTGCCGTCTACGCCGTCATGGACAAGGTCAAGAAGCAGAAGTCCACCAAGAACGCCCACATCAACAAGTACCAGACCATCCGCAAGTCTGGCAAAGtggtatgacacacacacaaagcacagGCAtgcgcgtgcgcacacacacatacagatatttatctctgtcctctctctctcgctctcgctctcgctctcgctctctctctctctctgcagcactACCCTGTAGCCTGGGTGAACACCATGGTGTTTGACTATAAAGGACAGCTGAAGACTGGAGATATCATCCTTCACAGCTGGTCTTCCTTTCCTGGTGAGCACACACACCCTCATGCACTTTACAAACCCTTGAATTAACCTATACACACTCAcacctactcacacacacacttctgaaaCTCACCTACATACTTATACACTAAATGTTAGTGGCATTTCTGAGTGATTTTTCTGTGTCCCCCAGATGAACTTGAAGAGATGCTGAACCCCATAGGAACCATCCAGACCAACCCTTACACTGAGAACACTACAGCACTCCACATCCACCTCCCTGACTACAACCCTCACACCATCCTTTTCCCCCCCTTTGACaaggtgaggacacacacacactgacgtaTTCAAACATGCTTATCATTATGAAGTATTTTGACCACTGATGTGTGTGTGGTCTACCTCTGCAGATTCTGGAGAAAGCTGCAGAGATCGCCGGGTCAAGCGACTGCTTGCCCATGGTACTGTCGTGAGTTCCAACAACTcaaacacttacacacatacatatgtaCTTCACACACAAGTGCTCCCTTTACTCCAGAGCAGCAGGCGCCAGGCATGTTGCAAGCATTTCTAGGACAGAAAGCAGACACCAAATGTGTCAGAGGGGAGGATATTGCTATGACTGGTTTCCAGGGCAACCCTGATCCAGGGTGGTGTTGGCAGGCTGGTGCACTATCAcaatagtgtctctcggaggaaTCTGAGGCTAAGATCAGCCCTCCTgttccacagacacacacacacacacacacacacacacacacacacacacacacacacacacagtcttgtacagctaaccttgtggggacacacaattcagtcccattcaaaatcctatttttccttacctgtactcttaccctaaccgtaaccctaacctaaaaatcgaaccttaaccctagctcTTAACCTTTAacataattctaaccctaacacaaattctaaccctaaactccctagaaatagcttttgaccttgtggggaccaacaaaatcaCCCATCCTAAAGCCCCTGTGGAACAGGACACACAGTTATGTAACACCGTGTGAAGCAGAGGGCTTGCCAAAACATGTCCCttgcagggaggtgtgtgtgtggtggaggtTTTCTTACGGTCTCAAGCTTCAAGCTCTTATTCTGTCAACTAACAATGTTTCATTGTTGATCCACAAAGCAATCAAACATGCATGCAAGTACAGATCTATTTGTATTTATCTGATGGTGGAAAGGATTACATGCAGTGTACTCTGATTCCAGATCTGTGGTTAATGGTGACTGCTACCTTTAGCACCCCTTGCTACTCCTCTGTACGTAATGTGATTTCTTACCCTGTGCTGCCACCTAGAGGTGACTGACCACCTCTGCTGTTTCCCCACAGGGCCGAGGCGGTAAGAAGTTCCACATTGAGCTGAAGGAGATCATGGAGAGGGACCCTCTGTCCCAGCTGTGTGAGAACGAGAAGGACCTCATCTGGACACTACGCTACGACTGCATGGAGAACTTCCCCCAGTCACTGCCCAAACTGCTGCTCTCTGTCAAGTGGAGCAAACATGAGGACATGGCCCAGGTACATACTGTGCCACATGAACCTGTCTTGTGTATTGATAGTGTTTTTTAACACATTCAATTTCTTCTCAAGGGCAATAAACTAGTGTGCCTCAATAGTCAGATCCTAAATGAACCCCTAGCCCATACCACTATGCCCCTCATCAGTCCCCTTCAAATATCTGCTGTGCTCCTGTATTGGTTATTAATCATAGTGAATGATCGGTCTCTCAGCTTCAGGCCTTGCTGCAGATCTGGCCCAAGCTGAGTCCCAGGGACGCTCTGGAGCTGCTCGACTTTAACTACCCAGACCAGTACGTCAGAGAGTACGCTGTGGGCTGCCTGAGGGATATGAGGTAgtccacacactcacatacacgctCACATACACGCTCACACATACAAATGCACACATTCCTATTCCTAGTTCACTTACTGTTGTAATGTCTTACTCactatctcttcctctcccccctctctctttttctctcacccCCCCTTCTGCTCCTGCTCtccaccctcttcctctctcttttcctctcaccCCCTTTCTGCCCCCTGCTCTCCCCCTCCCAGTGATGAGGAGTTGTCTCAGTACCTGCTCCAGCTGGTCCAGGTGTTACGTTATGAACCCTACTATGACTGTGCGCTCACCCGCTTCCTGCTGAACAGAGCCCAGTGCAACCGCAACATAGGACACTTCCTCTTCTGGCATCTCAGGTGAGAGAGAGCCATGTGCACGTGGTGTGTACATGAAAGATAATGtgtgtaagggtgtgtgtgtttgtgtgtgtgtgtttgtgtgtgtgtgtgtgtgtgtgtgtaagggtgtgtgtgtgtaagggtgtgtgtgtgtaagggtgtgtgtgtgtatggggcgTGCGTGCGTaagggtgcgtgcgtgcgtaagggtgcgtgcgtgcgtaagggtgcgtgcgtgcgtgtaagtGTGCGTGTAAGGGTGCGTGTAAGGGTGCGTGTGCGTGTAAGGGTGCGTGTGCGTGTAAGGGTGCGTGTGCGTGTAAGGGTGCGTGTGCGTGTAagggtgcgtgtgcgtgtgtaagggtgcgtgtgtgcgtgtaagggtgcgtgtgtgcgtgtaagggtgcgtgtgtgcgtgtaagGGTGCGTGTGTAAgggtaagggtgtgtgtgtgtaagggtgtGTGTGGAAGGGTGTAAAGATTCAAAATACATTTTCCTCGACACAGGCTGTATTTTTTTGGTGGTGTGTGTTCCGTGAGGTCATGTGCATTAACCCACCCCAGGTATGACTGTCACTGTAACTGTAGGGTGACTGTGCTGCCCCCTGTAGGTCAGAGATGCACATGCCAGCCGTCgctgtccagttctctctcatTCTGGAGGCTTACTGTCGCGGCAGCATCCCTCACATTGAGGTCCTGAAGAAACAGGTAAGGACCCCGACACGGGCGTGCTCCCGCCTTGACTCCAACCTTAACCTGTGAATGAATCACTACAGTACATCTAATTCTGTCACCACCTCTAATTCTATAGTTTCCCTTCAGTTCAGAATGGGGTTATTTATAAAGAAGTCAGATGACAGCAGCCTGACTTCTGACCTCTACTGCTTCCTGTTCACTGCTCTCcatcccttctctccttcctgtttTGGAATTAGCTACCACACTGTGGGATGTTTCAGGAAGCCCATGCTGTCATGCGTAGCATCTGTGTCGGATTTGAAAGGCAATACAGCAGTGGTGTAATTTCATAATTATTACATTGCGTTGCTTCTATGTTGTAACCACATTCCGCTCCCTCTCTACATCTAGGTGGAGGCTCTGAGCAAGCTGAAGTCTGTAAATGAGCTGATCAAGCTGGGCACCATCAAGAATGCCCGCAGTAAGACTAAGGAGGCAATGCTCACCAAAGAGGCCATGATGACTTGTCTGAGACAAAGTGGCTACACAGAGACCCTCTCTGACCtgcactctcctctcaaccccagtGTCCTGCTCTCTGGAATCAAGTAAGGGCCAGGGGGAGAGGGTTAGATGGGAGTGGAGAGGGGGGATGTGGATGACTATGATTtgactctctctcttgctctattTTTTGCTTTTCTCCCCTCTTTCAACCCTGCCAGTGTGGAGAAATGTCGGTACATGGACTCTAAGATGAAGCCTCTGTGGATCGTCTACAACAACAAGCTGCTGGGGGGAGACACCCTGGGAATCATCTTCAAGAATGGAGATGGTACAAGGGGGTTGGATCTAACAttgacatgttagtcatttagcagacgctcttatccagagagacttacatgagcaattaggattaagtgctttgctcaaggagACATCAACcaatttttcacctagtcagctgggggattcgaaccagcgacctttcagtaaATGGCCCAATgcccttaaccgctaggctaccatcCTCTAAGAGATGAAATGTAAGATCACTAAAGTtcagggggagagagcgagggaagaaTAGTGAGGTCAAGATGGAGGGATGTGTATTATGGAAGGTGATTTGAAGCTGGAAGGATGAATGAAAGACTCATCTCTCTTTCCAGACCTGAGACAAGACATGTTGACACTGCAGATCTTGAGGTTGATGGACCTGCTATGGAAGGAGGCCAATCTGGACCTTAGGTGTGTATATTAATGTAAAAGGTGTGTGTCCTCAGTCAGAATCTGTCAGTAAGGCTTGTTTGTTCCTGTTCTCTGTAGGGAAGCTGTGTTGGGGGGGAGGGACCCTTAATCACCCCCTGCtagcctgacctctaacctccccACATCCATACCCCCAGAATCACACACCCACTACCCGCTTCTCATCCTAATCAAATCCACATACACTAGCGCTCGCTCTcatactctaacacacacacacacacacacagtctaacaCATCTGGAGCTGAGCAGTGTGTGGGATTGTTTTGACAGTTGAGCTGGGGGGCA harbors:
- the LOC139549423 gene encoding phosphatidylinositol 4,5-bisphosphate 3-kinase catalytic subunit beta isoform-like — encoded protein: MPPAMTNLMDLWAAHSQLSGEDLVTVDFLLPTGIYIQMDVPREATIQHIKLLLWKQAQSYPLFPSLGEMEGHMFECVNQAAVHEELEDETRRLCDVRPFWPMLKLVTRNCGRAERLLDSKIGVLIGKGLHELDALQDQEVKDFRSKMFRISEEKMQRVQLMTWSEWLQACFSPQLEPGGGATTVTDGVNDKQAEASLKVTMHFDQSQDTASLKVWPSTSPSELMEQALRKWLTTHGPEEEGRQAEQYVLRVSDKLEFLCGDHPLIQYKYIKACLQAKECPHLTLVQVSTVQAMFEKEISAIGAVVNRKSSNPPLPLPPKRRGPSQVNTCVWEVSNQFKIVLIKGSKVNAEETAKVQVRAGLFHGTELLCKPAVSSESSGRSEHVWNLPLEFDITVSDLPRMARLCFAVYAVMDKVKKQKSTKNAHINKYQTIRKSGKVHYPVAWVNTMVFDYKGQLKTGDIILHSWSSFPDELEEMLNPIGTIQTNPYTENTTALHIHLPDYNPHTILFPPFDKILEKAAEIAGSSDCLPMGRGGKKFHIELKEIMERDPLSQLCENEKDLIWTLRYDCMENFPQSLPKLLLSVKWSKHEDMAQLQALLQIWPKLSPRDALELLDFNYPDQYVREYAVGCLRDMSDEELSQYLLQLVQVLRYEPYYDCALTRFLLNRAQCNRNIGHFLFWHLRSEMHMPAVAVQFSLILEAYCRGSIPHIEVLKKQVEALSKLKSVNELIKLGTIKNARSKTKEAMLTKEAMMTCLRQSGYTETLSDLHSPLNPSVLLSGINVEKCRYMDSKMKPLWIVYNNKLLGGDTLGIIFKNGDDLRQDMLTLQILRLMDLLWKEANLDLRIVPYGCLATGDRSGLIEVVSSADTIANIQLTSSNVAAAAAFNKDALLNWLKEKNSGDALEKAIEEFTLSCAGYCVATYVLGIGDRHSDNIMVRSTGQLFHIDFGHILGNFKSKFGIKRERVPFILTHDFIHVIQQGKTGNTEKFGSFRNYCEQAYLILRRNGNLFITLFALMLTAGLPELTSVKDIQYLKDSLALGKTDDEALKQFRQKFDEALRESWTTKVNWMAHNVVKDNRS